Within the Candidatus Zixiibacteriota bacterium genome, the region CGGGGAGACGCACTTTCAGGAAGAAGCGGCTGCGGTGGGCCAATGAGCAGAGGTTGTAGACGACCTCGAACCGGCCGTGGACGGCCTCGGAGTGGCCGTGCCAGTCGACGCAGGTGATGTCGGCGAGGAAGCGGACATCGAGTCCGCCCGCCTCCATGAGGGCTTCGCAGATGTCGTAGATCTTTTCCGGATCGACCGTGAACTGCAGATCGCCGCGGAACACCTCCTCGTGGCGGATGGCCTCGCCGAAGCGCTCCCGGAGGAAGCGGCGGATTCGGGCGTCGTTTCCCTCGCTTGTTTCACTTTTCACAATCGCCGGTTCGTGTGTTTGCGCCATCGCCGTTGCCTGTCGCCTGCGGTCAGACCGCCCTGCGGCCCCACTCTTCCCGGGCGTCTTTGAGGGATTCCTTTTCGATTTTCTCGAACAGCTTGAGGATGCCGTCCATGAGCTGTTCCGGCCGCGGCGGGCAGCCGGGGACATAGATGTCAACCGGGATGATGCGGTCGACTCCCTGGAGAATCGCGTAGTTGTTGAACACGCCGCCGCACGAGGCGCAGGCGCCCATGGAGATCACCCACTTCGGGTTGGGCATCTGCTCGTAGAGGGTCCGGACCACCGGGGCCATTTTGTTGGACACGCGTCCGGCTACGATCATGAGGTCGGCCTGGCGCGGCGAGGGCCGCGTGACCTCCATCCCGAACCGGGCGAGGTCGTTGTGCGACGCAAAGGTCGAGATCATCTCAATCGCGCAACACGCCAGCCCGAACCCGAGCGGCCACATCGAGCGCTTGCGCGCCCAGTTGACCATCTTGTCCAGCGTCGTCAGGATTATCGAATCGGGGATTTTCTCTTCTAGTCCCACTTCAGCGCTCCCCGCCTCAGTTCATACAGGTAGCCCACCACGATGATCGCCACGAACACCGCCATCGCCCAGAATCCGTATGACCCAAGGTCGCGGGCGACGACCGCCCAGGGGAGCAGGAAAATCAGCTCGATATCGAACAGAATGAAGGAGATGGCGATCAGATAGAACTTGACCGGCACCGGGTTCCTGGTCGTCCCGACCGGCTCCACCCCGCACTCGTAGGGGTCGGTCTTCCGGCCCAAAACCGTCCGGCGCCCAAAAATCACTGACAGGGCGACCAGCACGGCGGCGATGCCGACCGCAAAAACAACCAAGAGCAGAATCGGGAAGAAGGTGTCAAACATAACTCTCAGCGTTCTCCAAGTCCGTCCCGAACAGTATCCTGTACGCCAACCGTTGTCAAGTCCATTTGCCGTTTCCTAAAATACTCACCGAAAGTTACCCCGTTTCCCCGAGCGAGACACAACTCGTTACTAATAATAAACTTAATATTCATGGGCACGGGGGCCTCCGACCCGTCGGTTGTGAAAAGATTAGCATAACCGTCCTCACCGCACCGACACCGTTAAACCCCGGAAAACCGGGCCGTGTTCCACGACCGCGTGCATCGCTTTCTTATCGTATGGCCCGTACGCATTTGACCGGCCATACACTTCCGCTGTGCGGCAGGCAGGGTCGATAGCGAGATATCCGCCGCCGCAAACCCGGGCGTTAGCTGTGTACAACGCATACAGATCGGGCTCGTGTTCCCAGCCTGAGGGGATGCGGCGTTCGCTGCAGAACTGCGCGACCAACCGAGCGTGGTACGGGTAGTCAGCTAAACGGCCGAAAACCAGATGAATTTCGTCCGCCAACTCGATGAGTACGAATTTGCACCGGATCACGGTCCGGCTGTCCGGCGCTTCCGTGCCGGCCAGGTCGACTACTTTCACCCGGTCGGCCTCCCACTTGCTCATGCTTCCACCCTGATGTGATTGGAGAAGATCCAGCCGCGCCTGCCCTTCCAGGCTTCCACCCGGTAAATGCCGGGAGCGTCGAGCCGGTGGATCAGTTCCTGACCCTCGTTTTCCACGGTCGTGCAGCCGTCGTGCACGAGCCGGATCCTGGCCCGCGCGGGCAGCTCGATCCGCATGTGCGCCGTCTCGGTCAACTCGATCGTCCCCCCGGAGGGCACGCGCCGGCGGCCGTTGTCGGCGCAGAAGAGGAACCGGTCGGCCTGACCCCAGCGGACGTTGGCGCCGAAGGCGCGGCAGTCGCGGATGGCTTCGTAGAGCTGATCCCGGGCGGCGACGAAGTCGCGGGACATCGGTTCCGGCAGAATGATCGTCATGCGGAGGCACTTGAAATGGACCTTGTACGGGAAGATCGCGAACCGGAAGGGCCCGACTTTGATCGGGAAGGCGTGGGCGTCGGCGCCGACGATACCGACACACTTGCGCTTCCGGCTGATCTCATCCCAGCGGCGGAGGATGCGGTCCGAGGGGCCGATCATCGACCGGCGCGGGGCGAAGGCCATGGCCAGGCGGTTGCGCGGCGTGAGCCGCTCCATCCATTCGGACATCTGGTTCCAGAGCTCGATGCCGGTGAAACCCTCGACCGACCAGTCGTCCCACGGGTAGGGGGGAAATTCGGGCATGGAGTTGCGGATCTCGTCGGGATGCGCCATGATGCCGATCGCCCCGTCGGCCGCTCCCGCCGCCACGTACTGGCGCGCAGAGAGCGAGGGCGGATACACGCCGGGGGACCCGAACAGCAGGTAGTGGTGGCGATCCCTCTCGTCGTTGTGTTCGTAGCCGATCACGACGAGCGTGTCGCCGTACATCCCCTCTCCCCCGCGCTGCCGGTTGGAGAGAGTCATGTGGTCGGCGAACATCATGAAATCGAGCCCGACCTCGCGGCCGAGGGCGATCACCTCCTCGAGCGGGAGGGTACCGTCCGATTCGGTCGTGTGGATGTGCACGGCGCCGGTGTAGTGATACCAGTCGCCGACCTTGCGCTTATCCATGGCGGGACCGTTCCGTACGAGGGACTTTGCGAAAGATGATCAATCCGACCGCCATCATCACCACCAGCGACAGTACTGCCACCTTGTACGGCAATTTGGCCTGTCCCGATGGCGACAATGCGAGGAGGTCCGAGGCAAAGCGGCCGAGCGGACGGTCGGCGCGGAAGAGGTAGACCGAGCTGGTCCAGATGAGCGGTCCGGCGACGGCGGCGGCGCGCCCGGAGATAGAGAAGAGGCCGAAAAACCGCCCGAGCTCGTCGTGCGGAACCAGTTCCCCCAAGAGCGGGCGCGAGACCGTCCACAACCCGCCCAGCGCCACCCCGACGACCGACCCGAGGATCCAGACAACCGTCATCGTATCGGTCGATACAAAGACGACGAGCGCGGCGATCCAGAGCCACACGATGCCGGCCAGGAGCCGTTTGAGCACCACCCGCTCGGCGATCTTGCCGATCACCACCGATCCGATCACAGCCGAGACGGTCGAGATGATAAGAAACGCGGTGATCCGGCTGTCGTCCAGCGCGAGCACCACGGAGCAGTAGAGCCCGATGTTGATGACGACCGTGGCGACCGCATCCTCGAAAAAGTAGTCGGCGATGAGGAACCGGAGCACGCCGGGGTATTTCTTCGTGTTGCGGATTCCCTCCCAGACTTCGCGATAGGCCCGGGCCAGGCCGGAAGCCTGCGGCGAAGGACTGGGCCGCTCCCGCACCCAGAGGAAGAGCGGCAGCGAGAGCAGCAGAAACATCACGGCGGTGGGCACGAACGCCCCCGCCTTGCCGCCGGGCGTGACGAAAGGAACCGTCAGTCCGAAGAGCTCGCCGCTGACAAACGGCAGCACCAGCACCATGCCGAGAATCGACCCGACGTACCCCAGCGACACGCCGAAGCCGGAGACGAACCGCGCCGCCGGGCCGTCCGCCACCGAGTACAGCAGCGCGTTGTAGAAGGGCTGGCCGGCCTCATAGGAGAAGTTGGCCAGAACAAACAGAGCGACCAGCACGATCAGCGCTCCCGGCGGCACGAGGGCCATCCCCCCCACCGCGAGGCAGCAGGTGAGCGTGAAGAGAAACACGAAGAGCTTCTTCTTGACCGAGTGGTCCGACATCGCCCCGAAGGCCGGCAGAAGCA harbors:
- a CDS encoding NADH-quinone oxidoreductase subunit C, translating into MKSETSEGNDARIRRFLRERFGEAIRHEEVFRGDLQFTVDPEKIYDICEALMEAGGLDVRFLADITCVDWHGHSEAVHGRFEVVYNLCSLAHRSRFFLKVRLPETNPHVRSLVDLWHGANWMEREVWDLFGVTFDGHPDLTRLLTPDDFEGHPLRKDYPLVYEQPKFSWNENDPPEVIR
- a CDS encoding NADH-quinone oxidoreductase subunit B; amino-acid sequence: MGLEEKIPDSIILTTLDKMVNWARKRSMWPLGFGLACCAIEMISTFASHNDLARFGMEVTRPSPRQADLMIVAGRVSNKMAPVVRTLYEQMPNPKWVISMGACASCGGVFNNYAILQGVDRIIPVDIYVPGCPPRPEQLMDGILKLFEKIEKESLKDAREEWGRRAV
- a CDS encoding NADH-quinone oxidoreductase subunit A, whose amino-acid sequence is MFDTFFPILLLVVFAVGIAAVLVALSVIFGRRTVLGRKTDPYECGVEPVGTTRNPVPVKFYLIAISFILFDIELIFLLPWAVVARDLGSYGFWAMAVFVAIIVVGYLYELRRGALKWD
- a CDS encoding PHP domain-containing protein codes for the protein MDKRKVGDWYHYTGAVHIHTTESDGTLPLEEVIALGREVGLDFMMFADHMTLSNRQRGGEGMYGDTLVVIGYEHNDERDRHHYLLFGSPGVYPPSLSARQYVAAGAADGAIGIMAHPDEIRNSMPEFPPYPWDDWSVEGFTGIELWNQMSEWMERLTPRNRLAMAFAPRRSMIGPSDRILRRWDEISRKRKCVGIVGADAHAFPIKVGPFRFAIFPYKVHFKCLRMTIILPEPMSRDFVAARDQLYEAIRDCRAFGANVRWGQADRFLFCADNGRRRVPSGGTIELTETAHMRIELPARARIRLVHDGCTTVENEGQELIHRLDAPGIYRVEAWKGRRGWIFSNHIRVEA
- a CDS encoding MFS transporter; the protein is MASTIGRKDVIGWSLYDLANTIYSMNITSLYLKRYIVEDLGRDDRWFDIPFALSMFLAALLLPAFGAMSDHSVKKKLFVFLFTLTCCLAVGGMALVPPGALIVLVALFVLANFSYEAGQPFYNALLYSVADGPAARFVSGFGVSLGYVGSILGMVLVLPFVSGELFGLTVPFVTPGGKAGAFVPTAVMFLLLSLPLFLWVRERPSPSPQASGLARAYREVWEGIRNTKKYPGVLRFLIADYFFEDAVATVVINIGLYCSVVLALDDSRITAFLIISTVSAVIGSVVIGKIAERVVLKRLLAGIVWLWIAALVVFVSTDTMTVVWILGSVVGVALGGLWTVSRPLLGELVPHDELGRFFGLFSISGRAAAVAGPLIWTSSVYLFRADRPLGRFASDLLALSPSGQAKLPYKVAVLSLVVMMAVGLIIFRKVPRTERSRHG